Proteins encoded within one genomic window of Geotalea daltonii FRC-32:
- the serS gene encoding serine--tRNA ligase: protein MLDVRYIRENLELVETRLKTRGTGIDLERFRQLDSQRRELLQQTETLKALRNKVSEEISRVKDKSQAQDRIAEMREVSQRVKGLDEELKGVEEALEYFLLTVPNIPSSATPVGASEADNVEIRVWGEKPHLDFTPKPHWEIGEDLDILDFERGAKLTGARFTLYKGLGARLERALVNFMLDLHTGRHNYLEMLPPFMVNRESMTGTGQLPKFEDDLFHLGEVDYFLIPTAEVPVTNIHRGEILKGSELPLCYTAYTPCFRKEAGSYGKDTRGLIRQHQFNKVELVKFVHPGHSYAELDKLLDNAEEVLRLLKLPYRVVELCTGDIGFSAARTFDIEVWLPGQDCYREISSCSNFEDFQARRASIRFREDEKAKPEFVHTLNGSGLAVGRTVVAILENYQQQDGSVVIPEALRPYMGGAEKIG from the coding sequence ATGCTGGACGTGAGATATATTCGTGAAAACCTGGAGTTGGTGGAAACGCGCCTGAAAACACGCGGTACAGGTATTGACCTGGAGCGGTTCCGGCAGCTTGATTCCCAAAGACGTGAACTACTCCAGCAGACTGAAACCCTCAAAGCCTTACGTAACAAGGTTTCAGAAGAGATAAGCCGGGTCAAGGACAAAAGCCAGGCACAGGACCGCATCGCAGAAATGCGTGAGGTGTCCCAGCGGGTCAAAGGTCTGGATGAAGAGTTGAAGGGCGTAGAAGAGGCGCTGGAGTATTTCCTGCTGACGGTGCCCAATATTCCTTCTTCGGCAACTCCTGTGGGCGCTTCCGAAGCGGACAACGTGGAAATCAGAGTCTGGGGCGAAAAGCCTCACCTGGACTTCACTCCAAAGCCCCACTGGGAAATTGGCGAGGATCTTGATATTCTGGATTTCGAGCGAGGCGCCAAGCTGACCGGAGCACGCTTTACCCTTTACAAGGGACTTGGCGCTCGCCTGGAACGGGCTCTTGTCAATTTCATGCTCGATCTCCACACGGGGCGCCACAATTATCTTGAAATGCTCCCGCCCTTTATGGTAAACAGGGAAAGCATGACCGGTACCGGTCAGTTGCCGAAATTCGAAGATGACCTCTTTCATTTGGGAGAGGTTGATTATTTTCTGATCCCGACAGCAGAGGTGCCGGTAACCAATATTCACCGCGGTGAGATTCTCAAAGGATCGGAGCTGCCGCTCTGCTACACGGCTTATACGCCATGTTTCCGCAAGGAAGCCGGATCATACGGCAAGGACACCAGGGGCCTGATCCGCCAACACCAGTTCAACAAGGTAGAGTTGGTCAAGTTCGTTCACCCTGGCCATTCCTACGCTGAATTGGATAAACTTCTGGACAATGCTGAAGAGGTGTTGCGGCTGTTGAAGCTCCCCTATCGGGTGGTTGAGCTTTGCACTGGCGATATCGGCTTCTCCGCAGCCCGGACCTTTGATATTGAAGTATGGCTGCCAGGGCAGGACTGCTACCGTGAAATCTCTTCCTGTAGCAATTTCGAGGATTTCCAGGCTCGACGCGCCTCCATACGCTTCCGTGAGGATGAAAAGGCCAAGCCTGAATTTGTCCACACCCTTAATGGCTCCGGGCTGGCAGTGGGAAGAACAGTTGTGGCCATTTTGGAGAATTACCAGCAGCAGGATGGTTCTGTTGTAATTCCTGAGGCGTTAAGGCCATATATGGGTGGTGCCGAAAAGATTGGTTAG
- a CDS encoding DUF2155 domain-containing protein, with protein sequence MKTVLKSLILTLVAMVALGGCSKKEEKKPSETAAPQGQVTKKQTTVVVPDNVKGKWKAVKIAVTDKTTKKDTIYTVNIGAEVTLPGGNLTLKVDNFLPQFVMEGTTLTSQSNEPKNPAAQVRVIENGKEIFKGWLFTLYPTTHAFQHPRYGFTLQDFVPAG encoded by the coding sequence GTGAAGACAGTGCTGAAATCTTTAATTTTGACCCTGGTGGCGATGGTTGCTTTGGGGGGCTGCTCCAAAAAAGAGGAAAAAAAGCCCAGCGAGACGGCAGCGCCGCAAGGTCAGGTGACTAAAAAGCAGACCACAGTTGTGGTGCCGGATAATGTCAAAGGCAAGTGGAAAGCGGTGAAGATTGCCGTAACCGATAAGACAACTAAAAAGGACACCATCTACACGGTGAATATCGGTGCCGAGGTAACCCTGCCGGGAGGAAACCTGACCTTGAAGGTGGATAACTTCCTTCCCCAGTTCGTCATGGAGGGAACCACCCTTACATCCCAGTCAAACGAGCCGAAAAATCCTGCAGCGCAGGTTAGGGTGATTGAAAACGGCAAGGAAATTTTCAAGGGATGGCTGTTTACTCTTTATCCCACAACCCATGCATTTCAACATCCCCGATACGGCTTTACCCTGCAGGACTTTGTCCCGGCAGGTTAG
- a CDS encoding trimeric intracellular cation channel family protein has protein sequence MNLLYTLDLLGTAAFAASGALAGVRRNMDLFGVLVLGLVTATGGGTIRDLLLGDTPPFIFKDETYLYLSLCVSVAVFLFHRNIDRFHHPLLYCDAVGLGTFVVIGTSKAIAFHIGFFGSIMMGVMTATAGGMVRDMLSTHVPLVLQREVYASACLAGAALLYLLHFTPLPGNYASLIAALAVIVLRLLAIRYNWSLPRASHNEHAD, from the coding sequence ATGAACCTACTTTACACTCTCGATCTCCTGGGTACCGCTGCCTTTGCCGCATCAGGCGCGCTGGCCGGAGTGCGCCGCAATATGGATCTTTTCGGCGTGCTAGTGCTCGGTCTGGTTACTGCCACCGGTGGCGGCACTATCCGGGATCTGCTCCTGGGAGACACGCCCCCCTTCATCTTCAAGGATGAAACCTACCTTTATTTATCCCTGTGTGTGTCTGTTGCAGTATTTCTCTTTCATCGAAACATTGATCGTTTTCATCATCCGCTGCTCTACTGCGATGCGGTCGGGCTCGGGACCTTCGTCGTCATCGGTACCAGTAAAGCCATTGCCTTCCACATTGGATTTTTCGGTTCCATCATGATGGGAGTCATGACAGCTACTGCAGGGGGCATGGTCCGCGACATGCTCTCCACCCACGTGCCATTGGTGCTGCAAAGGGAGGTTTATGCCTCGGCCTGTCTGGCCGGCGCCGCACTTCTCTACCTGCTGCACTTCACTCCACTGCCGGGGAACTATGCCTCGCTGATTGCAGCTCTGGCGGTCATAGTGCTGCGCCTTCTCGCCATCCGTTACAACTGGTCGCTGCCGCGGGCCTCCCACAATGAGCATGCCGATTGA
- a CDS encoding DegQ family serine endoprotease — translation MLKCRMAVIRRVTLLVLTILVLSTSQGGCESKKKPEVNSSFRSFADIAEKVKPAVVNISTTSTVKVPANPLEQFLGPNDDSPLSEFFKRNFGENGEREMKQQSLGSGSIINKDGLILTTNHVVDNAEEIKVKLSDGREFKAKVIGRDAKTDLALIKIASPFENLPVLSLGDSDRMRVGDWVIAVGNPFGLEETVTHGIISGTARVIGSGPYDNFLQTDAPINPGNSGGPLVNVTGEVIGINTIIVSGGQGLGFAVPSTLASSVVDQLKEKGKVVRGWMGVSIQNVSPPIAKAFGLKEPKGALIADVIAGGPADKGGMKSGDIITSFDGKEIKTANDLSRVVAGTAVGKEIKGTAIRDGKEIPFTMKVEELTEERTASKALPPLHGFGMKLEDMTPKLREQLKSEEKTGVVVVDVEPGSFADDAGIKPGDVVREINRKPVKNLAEYRAEAEKIKKGEPILLLLKRGKQTFYISIEKS, via the coding sequence ATGCTAAAATGCAGAATGGCCGTTATCCGCAGAGTAACCCTTTTGGTTCTGACCATCCTCGTACTCAGCACCTCCCAGGGAGGCTGCGAGAGCAAGAAAAAGCCGGAAGTGAACAGCTCATTCCGGTCCTTTGCCGATATTGCGGAAAAGGTGAAACCAGCGGTGGTCAATATCAGTACCACTTCGACGGTAAAGGTGCCGGCCAACCCCCTTGAGCAATTCCTGGGGCCCAATGACGACAGTCCACTCAGCGAGTTTTTCAAGCGCAATTTCGGTGAGAACGGTGAGCGGGAAATGAAGCAGCAGAGTCTCGGCTCCGGCTCCATCATCAACAAGGACGGACTCATCCTCACCACCAACCACGTGGTGGACAATGCCGAGGAAATAAAGGTCAAGCTGTCGGATGGCCGTGAGTTCAAGGCAAAGGTCATCGGCAGGGACGCTAAAACCGATCTTGCCCTGATCAAGATCGCCTCCCCCTTTGAAAACCTGCCGGTGCTCTCCCTGGGAGATTCCGACCGGATGAGGGTCGGCGATTGGGTCATCGCCGTCGGTAACCCCTTCGGCCTGGAAGAGACCGTGACCCATGGCATAATCAGCGGCACGGCCAGGGTCATCGGTTCCGGACCCTATGACAACTTTCTCCAGACCGATGCCCCCATTAATCCCGGCAACAGCGGCGGACCGCTGGTCAACGTGACCGGGGAAGTCATCGGTATCAACACCATTATCGTCTCAGGAGGCCAGGGGCTTGGTTTCGCGGTGCCTTCAACACTGGCGTCATCGGTTGTCGACCAGTTGAAGGAAAAAGGGAAGGTTGTCCGCGGCTGGATGGGAGTCAGCATCCAGAATGTCAGCCCACCCATTGCGAAAGCTTTCGGCCTCAAAGAGCCGAAGGGTGCACTCATTGCCGACGTCATTGCCGGCGGTCCTGCAGACAAGGGGGGGATGAAGAGTGGCGACATAATCACCTCCTTTGACGGCAAGGAAATTAAAACTGCCAACGATTTATCGCGCGTTGTTGCGGGGACCGCTGTCGGCAAGGAGATCAAGGGCACGGCCATTCGCGACGGCAAAGAGATCCCCTTCACCATGAAGGTGGAGGAACTGACCGAAGAACGGACTGCGTCAAAGGCGCTACCGCCGCTTCACGGTTTCGGCATGAAACTGGAGGATATGACACCGAAACTGAGAGAACAGCTGAAAAGCGAGGAGAAGACAGGTGTAGTGGTAGTGGATGTGGAGCCGGGGAGTTTTGCTGATGATGCCGGAATAAAGCCTGGTGATGTGGTGAGGGAAATAAATCGCAAGCCGGTGAAGAATCTGGCGGAATATCGTGCAGAAGCTGAAAAGATCAAGAAGGGTGAGCCGATTCTGCTGCTGCTCAAGAGAGGCAAGCAGACCTTCTACATCAGCATCGAAAAATCATAA
- a CDS encoding L,D-transpeptidase family protein, whose translation MPDVPLFFSAPASMNLAKNKMIMMVAVILALLCRPASAKVFLHNGDCIGMVNFYRVMPGESLIEIARKFDLGFNEIADANPLLDPFVPPSGTDIQLPSAWIIPQLPVQEGIVINLAEMRLYFFAPGDRKRILTFPVSIGEAGKETPLGSFSVIEKLANPVWHVPPSILQERPELRKTVAAGPDNPLGSRALRLSIKDVLIHGTNRPWGQGRRVSHGCLRLYPEDILQLYEAVPVGMKVTIVRQAVKIGIRGSRILAEIHRSDGTDYLAEALALLKGQDILEQVDLLKLKVAIYQKRGVPIDISR comes from the coding sequence ATGCCGGATGTCCCGTTGTTTTTTTCTGCACCAGCAAGCATGAATCTGGCTAAAAATAAGATGATTATGATGGTAGCCGTCATCTTGGCCCTGCTCTGCAGGCCTGCATCGGCAAAAGTCTTTTTGCATAACGGCGACTGCATCGGCATGGTCAATTTTTATCGTGTCATGCCGGGTGAGTCCCTTATTGAAATCGCGCGCAAATTTGATCTTGGCTTCAACGAAATAGCAGATGCCAATCCTTTGCTTGATCCTTTTGTTCCTCCCTCCGGCACGGATATCCAGCTGCCTTCGGCCTGGATCATACCGCAGCTGCCGGTTCAGGAGGGTATCGTCATTAATCTTGCGGAAATGAGGCTTTATTTTTTTGCTCCCGGAGATAGGAAGAGAATTTTGACTTTTCCGGTCAGTATCGGAGAAGCTGGCAAAGAGACACCACTTGGGTCATTTTCCGTAATTGAAAAGCTTGCCAATCCGGTCTGGCATGTCCCGCCATCAATCCTGCAGGAAAGACCGGAACTGCGGAAAACAGTGGCGGCCGGACCAGACAACCCCTTGGGGAGCCGCGCTTTGCGCCTGTCCATCAAGGATGTACTGATTCACGGCACCAACAGGCCCTGGGGACAAGGAAGAAGGGTGAGTCACGGCTGTCTCAGACTTTACCCGGAAGACATTCTGCAGCTGTATGAAGCAGTGCCGGTCGGAATGAAGGTGACCATCGTCAGGCAGGCGGTGAAAATCGGCATCAGGGGTAGTAGAATATTGGCTGAGATTCACCGATCCGACGGCACCGACTACCTTGCGGAGGCACTGGCTTTGCTCAAAGGACAGGACATTCTCGAACAGGTAGACCTGCTGAAATTAAAGGTGGCAATTTATCAAAAAAGGGGAGTACCCATAGATATATCCCGATAG
- the ald gene encoding alanine dehydrogenase — translation MIIGIPGEIKQHEYRVSLTPAGAADLVRDGHVVLVEIGAGTGSGFDDTMYLQAGAEVCGREDLFGRSELIAKVKEPLTEEFKFFREGQALFTYLHLAPNAPLLEFLLECKITAIGYETLERDGALPLLTPMSEVAGRMAPLMGAFYLHKQDGGAGILPCGVPGVKGARALILGAGVVGTNAARICTGLGMDTTVLNRSVDRLQVLEEIYSGRLKTLVLNGQILHDEIAAADLVIGAVLVPGGRTPLLISREMLRTMKRGSVLVDVSIDQGGCAETSRPTTHDNPIYLEEGVVHYTVANMPGAYPRTSTLALTNATLPYIRKLAKLGIDGALERDPALAGAVNTRGGAIVHRALADAMQKR, via the coding sequence ATGATAATCGGCATACCAGGGGAGATCAAACAGCACGAATACCGGGTGAGCCTCACTCCGGCGGGTGCAGCTGATCTTGTGCGGGATGGGCACGTTGTGCTGGTAGAAATCGGTGCCGGCACAGGAAGCGGCTTTGACGACACTATGTATCTTCAGGCAGGGGCAGAAGTATGCGGCAGAGAGGATCTTTTTGGCCGCAGCGAACTAATTGCCAAAGTAAAGGAGCCATTGACCGAAGAATTCAAGTTCTTCAGGGAGGGACAGGCTCTTTTCACCTATCTGCACTTGGCCCCCAACGCTCCCCTGCTGGAATTTCTCCTGGAGTGTAAAATCACCGCCATTGGATACGAGACCCTGGAGAGAGACGGGGCACTTCCCCTTTTGACCCCCATGAGCGAGGTGGCGGGAAGGATGGCCCCGCTGATGGGGGCATTCTACCTGCATAAGCAGGATGGCGGAGCAGGCATCCTGCCTTGCGGTGTGCCGGGGGTGAAAGGGGCTCGTGCTCTGATATTGGGCGCCGGGGTAGTCGGCACCAATGCAGCACGAATCTGCACCGGCCTCGGCATGGACACCACCGTCCTCAACAGAAGTGTGGATAGGTTGCAGGTGCTTGAGGAAATTTATTCCGGAAGGCTGAAAACGCTGGTGCTCAATGGGCAGATTCTTCATGATGAGATAGCTGCTGCGGACTTGGTGATTGGAGCGGTGCTGGTGCCTGGAGGAAGAACGCCCCTTCTTATTTCGCGGGAAATGCTACGGACCATGAAACGGGGCTCAGTGCTGGTGGATGTTTCTATCGACCAGGGAGGCTGCGCAGAAACAAGCCGCCCCACTACCCATGACAATCCTATTTATCTGGAAGAAGGAGTGGTGCATTACACAGTGGCCAACATGCCGGGCGCCTATCCCCGGACCTCGACCCTCGCCCTGACCAACGCCACCCTTCCGTACATCAGAAAACTGGCAAAACTCGGTATCGATGGGGCTTTGGAGAGAGACCCTGCCCTGGCCGGGGCTGTAAATACCAGGGGGGGCGCAATAGTCCACCGGGCTCTGGCAGATGCAATGCAAAAGCGTTAA